In the Salvelinus namaycush isolate Seneca chromosome 35, SaNama_1.0, whole genome shotgun sequence genome, one interval contains:
- the LOC120029790 gene encoding ras-related protein Rab-4A: MSETYDFLFKFLVIGNAGAGKSCLLHQFIEKRFKDDSNHTIGVEFGSKIINVVNKYVKLQIWDTAGQERFRSVTRSYYRGAAGALLVYDITSRETYNALTNWLTDARMLASQNIVIILCGNKKDLDADREVTFLEASRFAQENELMFLETSALTGENVEEAFVQCARKILNKIESGELDPERMGSGIQYGDAALRQLRSPRRGQAESAQECGC, translated from the exons ATGTCTGAGACATACG ATTTCCTGTTCAAATTCCTAGTGATTGGGAATGCAGGAGCTGGAAAATCATGTCTTCTTCACCAGTTTATTGAGAAGAGAT TCAAAGACGATTCGAATCACACCATCGGAGTGGAGTTTGGCTCAAAGATAATCAACGTGGTAAACAAATATGTCAAACTCCAAATCTGGGACACTGCGGGACAAGAGAGATTcag GTCTGTTACACGGAGTTACTACAGAGGCGCTGCTGGAGCCCTGCTTGTATATGACATCACCAG CCGGGAAACCTACAACGCCCTGACCAACTGGCTGACAGACGCCAGGATGCTGGCCAGCCAAAATATTGTCATCATCCTGTGTGGTAACAAGAAGGACTTGGACGCAGACCGGGAGGTCACCTTCCTGGAGGCTTCTCGCTTTGCTCAGGAAAATG AGCTTATGTTTCTGGAGACAAGTGCTCTGACAGGGGAGAATGTAGAGGAGGCCTTTGTGCAGTGTGCCAGGAAAATCCTCAACAAGATAGAGTCAG GAGAGTTGGACCCGGAGAGGATGGGATCAGGAATCCAGTACGGAGACGCCGCGCTGCGCCAGCTGCGCTCCCCTCGTAGGGGACAGGCCGAGAGCGCCCAGGAATGTGGCTGTTAG